The following coding sequences lie in one Myxococcales bacterium genomic window:
- the fbp gene encoding class 1 fructose-bisphosphatase: MTHTSWSPPDASKAGATLETFILEGMFQVPGATGTFTSLLNQISLAAKLITGRVRRAGLADVLGWTGETNVQGESVQKLDIIANETFIHVLKRRGHCMGIASEELDHAILFPEARGGYLVVVDPLDGSSNIDVDISIGTIFGMLRMEKGSKLSEESFLLPGKSYAAAGYVIYGSSTVLVLSTGKGVHGFTWDPGAGEFFLSHENISCPKKGNIYSVNEGNTARWTDGVKAWVAHLKEQDKVDGRPYSARYVGSLVADAHRTLLKGGIFAYPADKKSPQGKLRLLYEANPMAFVFEAAGGRAITGRQRVLDVVPSELHARVPLIVGSPDDVETFERFTRGDA, encoded by the coding sequence ATGACTCACACCTCTTGGAGCCCACCGGACGCATCGAAAGCTGGCGCAACGCTCGAAACCTTCATCCTCGAGGGCATGTTCCAAGTCCCCGGGGCGACTGGAACGTTCACGTCCTTGCTCAACCAGATCAGCTTGGCGGCGAAGCTGATCACGGGGCGCGTCCGGCGCGCGGGGTTGGCGGACGTGCTCGGCTGGACCGGCGAGACCAACGTTCAGGGTGAGAGTGTTCAGAAGCTGGACATCATCGCCAACGAGACGTTCATCCACGTGCTCAAGCGCCGCGGACACTGCATGGGCATAGCCAGTGAAGAGCTCGATCACGCCATCCTGTTTCCGGAAGCACGCGGAGGTTATCTGGTGGTGGTCGATCCGCTCGACGGCTCGAGCAACATCGACGTCGACATTTCGATCGGAACCATCTTCGGCATGCTGCGCATGGAGAAGGGGAGCAAGCTGTCCGAAGAGAGCTTCTTGCTTCCGGGCAAGAGCTACGCTGCCGCGGGCTACGTCATTTATGGCTCCTCGACCGTGCTCGTCTTGAGCACAGGCAAGGGCGTGCACGGCTTCACCTGGGATCCTGGCGCGGGCGAGTTCTTTCTCTCACACGAGAACATCAGCTGTCCGAAGAAGGGCAACATCTACTCGGTGAACGAGGGCAACACGGCGCGCTGGACCGACGGCGTGAAGGCCTGGGTGGCTCATCTCAAGGAACAAGACAAGGTCGACGGGCGCCCGTACTCGGCTCGTTACGTCGGCTCGCTGGTGGCGGACGCCCACCGCACGCTGCTCAAAGGTGGCATCTTCGCCTACCCGGCGGACAAAAAAAGCCCACAGGGCAAGCTGCGCCTGCTGTACGAGGCCAACCCGATGGCCTTTGTGTTCGAGGCTGCCGGCGGGCGTGCAATCACCGGGCGACAGCGCGTGCTGGACGTCGTTCCGAGCGAGCTGCACGCGCGGGTGCCCCTGATCGTGGGCTCGCCGGACGACGTGGAAACCTTCGAACGATTCACCCGCGGGGACGCCTGA
- a CDS encoding ferredoxin--NADP reductase: MSAWLETVVAERREWAAGLVTLKLAGELEAFEAGQWANLSLDIDGTRERRAYSLASAPCAPPELFVALVPGGRFSPRLFELRAGAAISVEKKPQGFFTLRWLPEARDLWLVATGTGLAPFVSMLRAGEVFQKFERVVLVHGVREPSHLAYRDELAKTPTVSVPVVSRDPTAQGVLHGRVTTLLASGELERAAGLTLSPEHSHIMLCGNPEMITEMTTALDARGLRRHRQRRPGHVTVESYW; this comes from the coding sequence ATGAGCGCCTGGCTCGAAACCGTCGTCGCCGAACGCCGCGAGTGGGCCGCGGGGCTCGTCACGCTGAAGCTCGCGGGTGAGCTCGAAGCCTTCGAAGCGGGCCAGTGGGCGAACCTGTCCCTCGACATCGACGGCACCCGTGAGCGCCGCGCCTACTCTCTCGCCTCCGCCCCCTGCGCGCCGCCCGAGCTGTTCGTTGCGTTGGTCCCCGGCGGGCGTTTCAGCCCGCGTCTGTTCGAGCTCCGGGCCGGTGCTGCCATCTCCGTGGAGAAAAAACCGCAGGGCTTCTTCACGCTGCGCTGGCTGCCCGAAGCCAGAGACCTGTGGCTCGTCGCAACGGGCACCGGGCTCGCGCCCTTCGTCTCGATGCTGCGCGCTGGTGAGGTGTTCCAGAAATTCGAGCGCGTCGTGCTGGTGCACGGCGTCCGCGAGCCTTCGCACCTCGCCTATCGCGACGAGCTCGCCAAAACTCCCACCGTGTCCGTCCCCGTCGTCAGTCGAGATCCGACCGCCCAGGGAGTCCTTCACGGTCGGGTCACCACGCTGCTCGCTAGTGGTGAGCTCGAGCGCGCGGCGGGTCTGACGCTCTCGCCCGAGCATTCCCACATCATGCTGTGCGGCAATCCCGAGATGATCACCGAGATGACGACGGCACTCGACGCCCGCGGGCTCCGTCGTCACCGCCAGCGAAGACCCGGGCACGTGACGGTCGAGAGTTACTGGTAG
- a CDS encoding outer membrane beta-barrel protein: MIRRISSLALGLAFTFTAVGAFAQEGEGGGEEKAADAPAAGEEKPAGDAAAGGEAKAEGAAEMSGPPDAGGKIKVGLRLGYMLPMGDAAKDVKLGDSVSGGIPIWLDLGYMVTPNIMVGLYASYAFLMLDSKIKDACDAASADCSATQLRFGLQGQYHLSPGEGLDPWFGLGLGMEMVDFKQGDAKGGFSGLEFANIQAGADFKAMDNFTVGPFLSFSIGQYSKITGDNEADIKDKAMHQWLTLGVKGTFGF; this comes from the coding sequence ATGATTCGTCGTATCTCGTCACTTGCCCTTGGGCTCGCATTTACGTTTACCGCAGTCGGCGCATTCGCCCAGGAGGGTGAGGGCGGCGGCGAAGAGAAGGCTGCCGACGCACCGGCGGCTGGCGAAGAGAAGCCGGCTGGCGACGCGGCGGCTGGCGGCGAAGCCAAGGCCGAAGGCGCCGCCGAGATGAGCGGTCCGCCGGACGCCGGTGGGAAGATCAAGGTGGGTCTGCGCCTCGGCTACATGTTGCCAATGGGCGACGCCGCCAAGGACGTCAAGCTCGGCGACAGTGTGAGCGGTGGTATCCCGATCTGGCTCGACCTCGGCTACATGGTCACGCCGAACATCATGGTCGGCCTCTACGCTTCGTACGCCTTCTTGATGCTCGACTCGAAGATCAAGGATGCTTGCGATGCGGCGAGCGCGGACTGCTCGGCGACCCAACTTCGGTTCGGTCTGCAGGGCCAGTACCACCTGTCGCCCGGTGAGGGGCTCGACCCGTGGTTCGGCCTCGGCCTGGGCATGGAAATGGTCGACTTCAAACAAGGCGACGCCAAGGGCGGCTTCAGCGGTCTCGAGTTCGCGAACATCCAGGCCGGCGCCGACTTCAAGGCCATGGACAACTTCACCGTTGGCCCATTCCTCAGCTTCTCGATCGGCCAGTACTCGAAGATTACCGGCGACAACGAGGCGGACATCAAGGACAAAGCCATGCACCAGTGGCTCACCCTCGGCGTCAAGGGCACGTTCGGCTTCTGA